A genomic region of Papaver somniferum cultivar HN1 chromosome 7, ASM357369v1, whole genome shotgun sequence contains the following coding sequences:
- the LOC113299276 gene encoding nifU-like protein 3, chloroplastic has translation MGLFSTQMRLTRPAKTTSLFSPSETISTKQLSLFKNPIAQFNPISSKQNSFFRGQFCIESFHRVSLSRRRRSRSGIVSVLPLTEENVEKVLEEVRPGLMADGGNVVLHEIDGLVVVLKLQGACGSCPSSTMTLKFGIETRLKDKIPEIMEVEQIMDTETGLELNEENVEKLLSEIRPFLTGTGGGVLELMQIEDYVVKVRLTGPAAKVMTVRVAVTQKLREKIPSIAAVQLIE, from the exons atgggtttGTTTTCAACACAAATGCGCCTTACAAGACCAGCAAAAACAACTTCATTGTTTAGTCCATCTGAAACAATTTCAACTAAGCAATTATCTTTGTTCAAG AACCCCATTGCACAATTTAATCCAATATCGTCAAAACAGAATTCTTTCTTCAGAGGCCAATTTTGTATAGAAAGTTTCCACAGGGTAAGTTTGAGTCGTCGAAGGAGAAGCCGATCTG GGATCGTGTCAGTTCTTCCATTAACGGAAGAAAATGTTGAGAAAGTtttggaagaagttcggccaggACTAATGGCTGATGGAGGCAATGTAGTTCTACATGAGATAGATGGACTTGTAGTGGTATTGAAGTTGCAAGGAGCGTGTGGATCATGTCCAAGTTCAACCATGACACTGAAATTTGGAATTGAAACTCGCCTGAAAGATAAGATTCCAGAAATCATGGAAGTAGAGCAGATTATGGATACCGAGACCGGTCTGGAGCTTAATGAGGAGAATGTAGAAAAG CTTCTTTCAGAGATAAGACCATTCCTTACTGGAACAGGAggtggagttcttgagcttatGCAGATAGAGGACTATGTCGTTAAAGTTCGACTAACTGGCCCTGCAGCAAAAGTTATGACAGTTCGCGTGGCTGTAACACAAAAACTGAGAGAGAAAATACCATCAATTGCAGCGGTTCAGCTAATAGAATAG